GTTTAAACTGCCAGCTGGGCACAGACTGGTCTGTGGTCTCAGGTAAGTCCCTTCTCTGTGCCAGTGACCGTAATAATCTTCCTCTGCTCTCATGTTTGTTGTAAGTTCTGATTAACGAGTGTGTCTGTAAagtgttttggggtgtgtgggCGCTAGGCAAGAGCAGAGGACTAGTattagcgtgtgtgtgtgtggtgaccTAGATGCATATCTCCTCTGGGGCCTGTCTCTGCCAGTGTGGGTGGCTGCGAGATGCCAGGGATTGTTGCTGTCCAGATGCGGGTTTAGTGCCACTGGAGTTTCTCTCCGGCCAGGCTGGCTGTGCGTCACACCCGACTTGCTTAATCACAGTTGCCAGCAATGGAAGGGACTTATCCACAGCcactcagcaagtcaggcccaggagtcctgacgaaAGGGGACTAGATACATCGCCTGCAAAGCATGTGTCtggtgccctgggcagcaggaagGCTGCAGCAGCGAAGCGGGGACTGTTACTGTGCTTTGTGAGGCAGGACACCGGGGGTCTGGTTTTGACACTGTTCACGGGACTTGAATCTCCTCTGACTTTCACTGAGGTGACTTTGCTGGTGGCTCCAGTAGCACGAGGAGAGTCTCGGGCTGCGTCTCGTCTCGTCGCCAGTGCCCCATCTGGGCATTTGCAGTGTCTCTGCCAGGGGGCATCTGTGCTAACACTCTGCACTTAACATCTCCAGAGCCAGCGGGCCCCATTCTGAGCTCATTTCCCTGGGGCGACTCCGCTGGCTCAACTTGCTGctgattcacaccagtgtaagaaagagcagaatcaggccccctggGGCCACATTGGGGATTTCTCTCTTCTGATTTTGGGCGAGGGTGACACAGAGCTCTGGCTGCAGTGGCCTGATTCCCCGCTGCTTGCACTTGGGCGGGGTTGTGTGTGTGAAGTGCTACAGAGCCCAACGGCAGCatgtcccactccctctgcacgGCGAGCGCACACGGTGCAGGGCAGAGAAGAACCGGACTCAGTCGTGTCCTGCTCCCACTGGGCTGCTTGGCTCTCCCTGCCCTGAGACAGGCCAGATCCGCAGCTGCCGATTCACACCCCGCTGCAGCTCTGGCCTGGGACGGGAGCCCCAGGGGCGCGGAGGGGTTCCGTGGGAGTCGGTCTCCTTGCTAACAGCTCTCCTTCTGGCCTGTCTTTCGCCCCTTCCCAGGAAGCATCATGCTGACCAGTATCGCCGATGGGATCATGTGTTGCCTGATGGGCAAGACAACCAACGCGGTGGGGCCTGTGGACAGCGTTGAGTCCAGCGACGGCTACAGCTTCCTGGAGGTGAAGCCCGGGAGGGTCCTGCGGGTGAAACACACCCTGCCCACCTGCCGGCCCAAGGAGGGGCCCGAGGGGGGGCCTGAGCGGGGCGTGGTGCACTGTAAGCGCAAGATCACCCTCTACCGCAACGGGCAGCTGGTGATCGAGAACCTGGGCGATGCTATCCGCTCCGAGCTCTTGCACTGCCAGAACGGCCCCGGGGAGCCCCAGAGCACCATGGAACTGGAGCTCTCGGATGTTGCCGGCAATGCCTCCACCCAGGGCACCGCCGCCAACCCGGGCTCCGGCGCCCAGCAGGCTCCAGCGCCCGGCAAGCGCCGGAAGCGCAAGCCCAAGAAGGTCGTCAACATCGACTGCAAGAAGCAGATCAGCAGCTGCAAGGGGACGCAGAGCGACGTGGTGCTGTTCTTCATCCACGGCGTGGGCGGCTCCCTGGACATCTGGAAGGAGCAGCTGGACTTCTTCAGCAAGCTGGGCTACGAGGTGGTGGCCCCGGACCTGGCCGGACATGGCTCTAGCTCCGCCCCGCAGATCGCGGCCGCCTACACCTTCTACGCCCTGGCCGAAGACATGAGGGCCGTCTTCAAGCGCTATGCAAAGAAGAGGAACATCCTGATAGGCCACTCGTATGGGTAAGGCACCGGCGGG
This sequence is a window from Mauremys reevesii isolate NIE-2019 linkage group 26, ASM1616193v1, whole genome shotgun sequence. Protein-coding genes within it:
- the ABHD8 gene encoding protein ABHD8 isoform X2; protein product: MFPATPRGSIMLTSIADGIMCCLMGKTTNAVGPVDSVESSDGYSFLEVKPGRVLRVKHTLPTCRPKEGPEGGPERGVVHCKRKITLYRNGQLVIENLGDAIRSELLHCQNGPGEPQSTMELELSDVAGNASTQGTAANPGSGAQQAPAPGKRRKRKPKKVVNIDCKKQISSCKGTQSDVVLFFIHGVGGSLDIWKEQLDFFSKLGYEVVAPDLAGHGSSSAPQIAAAYTFYALAEDMRAVFKRYAKKRNILIGHSYGVSFCTFLAHEYPDLVHKVIMINGGGPTALEPSLCSIFNMPTCILHCLSPCLAWSFLKAGFARQGAKEKQLLKEGNAFNVSSFVLRAMMSGQYWPEGDEVYHAELTVPVLLVHGMHDKFVPVEEDQRMAEILLLAFLKVIDEGSHMVMMECPETVNTLLHEFLLWEPETPAGEGREVEKK
- the ABHD8 gene encoding protein ABHD8 isoform X1, translating into MGRERPAGCFQGSIMLTSIADGIMCCLMGKTTNAVGPVDSVESSDGYSFLEVKPGRVLRVKHTLPTCRPKEGPEGGPERGVVHCKRKITLYRNGQLVIENLGDAIRSELLHCQNGPGEPQSTMELELSDVAGNASTQGTAANPGSGAQQAPAPGKRRKRKPKKVVNIDCKKQISSCKGTQSDVVLFFIHGVGGSLDIWKEQLDFFSKLGYEVVAPDLAGHGSSSAPQIAAAYTFYALAEDMRAVFKRYAKKRNILIGHSYGVSFCTFLAHEYPDLVHKVIMINGGGPTALEPSLCSIFNMPTCILHCLSPCLAWSFLKAGFARQGAKEKQLLKEGNAFNVSSFVLRAMMSGQYWPEGDEVYHAELTVPVLLVHGMHDKFVPVEEDQRMAEILLLAFLKVIDEGSHMVMMECPETVNTLLHEFLLWEPETPAGEGREVEKK
- the ABHD8 gene encoding protein ABHD8 isoform X3; amino-acid sequence: MLTSIADGIMCCLMGKTTNAVGPVDSVESSDGYSFLEVKPGRVLRVKHTLPTCRPKEGPEGGPERGVVHCKRKITLYRNGQLVIENLGDAIRSELLHCQNGPGEPQSTMELELSDVAGNASTQGTAANPGSGAQQAPAPGKRRKRKPKKVVNIDCKKQISSCKGTQSDVVLFFIHGVGGSLDIWKEQLDFFSKLGYEVVAPDLAGHGSSSAPQIAAAYTFYALAEDMRAVFKRYAKKRNILIGHSYGVSFCTFLAHEYPDLVHKVIMINGGGPTALEPSLCSIFNMPTCILHCLSPCLAWSFLKAGFARQGAKEKQLLKEGNAFNVSSFVLRAMMSGQYWPEGDEVYHAELTVPVLLVHGMHDKFVPVEEDQRMAEILLLAFLKVIDEGSHMVMMECPETVNTLLHEFLLWEPETPAGEGREVEKK